A region from the Malus domestica chromosome 07, GDT2T_hap1 genome encodes:
- the LOC103404507 gene encoding uncharacterized protein isoform X5, with protein sequence MPIPNPKFPHESLMTQDQLIDSLTSHISLFHSHSNSSDLKPNHNPNPNPNPNPRSSILKWFSSLTVHQRQAHLTAVDPNFVRVLVQMLGRVRANGHGFFIILPDLPSGDLPTLCFKRSSGLLCRVAESNELERRVFESTRLFSSREGEKVEECSCSVRDIDTVTVSEDLVENLDGFVEAMDEISNGGFLRGEESDLGSDWVELKWLKDKGYYSMEAFVANRLEVALRLAWLNCSNGKKRGVKLKEKMTAVCLAANVYWRKKGCVDWWENLDAATRRNVLTSVLGKAAKPLILEILKTCSEAGDEMWLFNRGGEQPLRYNQIASMQKTVPKRVADIEFGSSIIPASLSGRPSLVAGFNNLFLLQDIVMMISLCNHSEYDIGKLFYSTLSSVSTISDFILRKVRGFLMVILLECTKMELLADGNEKPLSKKSKAKPSAFSRKSKGKNRNVKRPNPVPRSCADDFLCEKSLKDRNCTLAHKKKADSGESKKIPGIHQEVEISKEALSSKDEMEHAQTVVAKAQTAARKGRKEKGKNKITGCKNSGDVIKSERSVMEASSSSVIPEDCTAKSYPVSSDSAFKSKTGDNSASCNILVTNSISPGSGNGPTEDDDATQSIQENYPVGSRASSSHTFFENYNSSNNSTEIQIKSSGSVVPSPLPAVDHKIFSHIDIDFQNEQAGKSDIKDVAPDKGMRVDDVEKEAIPFQDQEHGNHLCDTGTPCSYESCQYEWPGVACAYYPPVNPHLPPATDRLHLDVGHNWQNHFRQSFLPTIHQARSSPIQGRCNPILTRPLPMSLDWPPVVRSARGLALSRTFNYDSGFISKKQCSFPQVFSTHSVKINATNVDNERKYSWDCTDLPDPATAYELADECEGHWISEDEVEVQAFAGVDYNQYFGGGVMYWNPSDHPGTVFSRPPSLSSDDSSWAWREADMNRAVDDMVAFSSSYSTNGLTSPTASFCSPFDPLGSGNQALGYVMPGSDVPGKVLHSSSAMTDTAADEESSGSLADVNGDVEGKTGDSLTYPILRPIIIPNISRERSREFKRSYDRRSPCVPPTRREQPRIKRPPSPVVLSVPQAPRPPPPSPVSDARKNRGFPTVRSGSSSPRHWGMRGWFHDGANLEETCLRMDGAEVVWPLRSNNISGRPLIQALPAPLLQDRLIAISQLARDQEHPDVALPLQPPDLHNCPIRKVSLSLMHSLVHDDIDLFCKQVAAENMARKPYINWAVKRVTRSLQVLWPRSRTNIFGSTATGLSLPTSDVDLVVCLPPVRNLEPIKEAGILEGRNGIKETCLQSCFGVSACR encoded by the exons ATGCCGATTCCAAACCCTAAATTCCCTCACGAATCGCTCATGACTCAGGACCAACTCATTGACTCGCTCACCTCCCACATCTCCCTCTTCCACTCTCACTCCAATTCCTCAGACCTCAAACCCAACcataaccctaaccctaaccctaaccctaaccctaggtCCTCGATCCTCAAATGGTTCTCATCTCTCACCGTCCACCAGCGCCAAGCTCACCTCACCGCCGTAGATCCCAATTTCGTACGGGTCCTCGTTCAAATGCTCGGCAGGGTCCGTGCCAACGGCCATGgcttcttcatcatcctccctGACCTCCCCTCCGGCGACCTTCCCACCCTCTGTTTTAAGAGGTCGAGTGGGCTTCTGTGTAGGGTGGCCGAGTCGAACGAGCTGGAGAGGAGGGTTTTCGAGTCGACTCGGTTGTTTTCTTCGAGGGAAGGGGAAAAGGTGGAGGAGTGTTCGTGCTCGGTGAGGGATATCGATACGGTTACGGTGAGTGAGGATTTGGTGGAGAATTTGGATGGGTTTGTGGAGGCAATGGATGAAATATCAAATGGGGGGTTTTTGAGGGGGGAAGAGAGTGACTTGGGATCAGATTGGGTCGAATTGAAGTGGTTGAAGGATAAAGGGTATTACAGTATGGAAGCATTTGTGGCAAATCGGTTGGAGGTGGCGTTGAGGTTGGCGTGGCTGAATTGTAGTAATGGGAAGAAAAGAGGggtgaaattgaaagaaaagatgaCCGCTGTGTGCTTGGCGGCCAATGTGTATTGGAGGAAGAAGGGGTGTGTAGACTGGTGGGAAAATTTGGATGCAGCAACAAGGAGAAATGTTTTGACATCGGTGTTGGGCAAAGCAGCGAAACCTTTG ATTCTTGAGATCCTGAAGACATGTAGTGAGGCGGGAGATGAAATGTGGCTCTTCAATAGAGGAGGAGAACAACCACTGAGGTACAACCAAATTGCATCTATGCAAAAGACAGTTCCAAAACGTGTGGCTGACATAGAATTTGGGTCAAGCATTATCCCGGCTTCTCTTTCTGGAAGACCTTCCTTAGTCGCGGGGTTTAATAATCTCTTTCTGCTTCAGGATATAGTAATGATGATATCCTTATGTAACCACAGTGAATATGATATAGGGAAACTCTTTTATAGCACACTGAGTTCAGTTTCTACCATTTCTGATTTTATATTAAGAAAAGTACGGGGATTTCTTATGGTTATTTTGCTTGAATGCACAAAAATGGAACTTCTAGCAGATGGAAATGAAAAACCCTTATCTAAGAAATCCAAGGCAAAGCCTAGTGCTTTTAGCCGTAAAAGTAAGGGGAAGAACCGCAATGTGAAAAGACCAAATCCTGTTCCTAGGTCATGTGCGGATGATTTTTTGTGTGAAAAGTCTCTCAAG GATCGTAATTGTACATTGGCTCATAAAAAAAAGGCAGATTCTGGGGAGTCTAAGAAGATTCCTGGTATACATCAGGAGGTGGAAATTTCCAAAGAGGCATTATCGTCGAAAGATGAAATG GAACATGCACAAACAGTGGTTGCAAAAGCTCAAACTGCTGCAAGGAAGGGtaggaaagaaaaaggaaaaaacaaaataactgGTTGTAAGAATTCTGGTGATGTAATAAAATCCGAAAGATCAGTCATggaagcttcttcttcttctgtcaTTCCTGAAGATTGCACAGCAAAGTCTTATCCCGTTTCTAGTGATTCAGCTTTCAAGAGCAAGACTGGTGATAATTCAGCTAGTTGTAACATCCTTGTGACAAATTCGATTTCTCCTGGTTCTGGCAATGGGCCAACTGAGGATGACGATGCCACCCAAAGCATTCAAGAGAATTATCCTGTTGGTTCTAGAGCAAGTTCCAGTCATACATTTTTCGAAAATTACAATTCATCAAACAATAGTActgaaattcaaataaaatcGTCTGGTAGTGTAGTACCTTCTCCTCTGCCCGCAGTGGATCATAAGATTTTCAGCCACATAGATATTGACTTTCAGAACGAGCAAGCTGGCAAATCTGATATAAAAGATGTTGCACCAGACAAAGGAATGAGAGTTGATGATGTGGAAAAGGAAGCCATTCCGTTTCAGGACCAAGAACATGGAAATCATCTATGTGATACTGGAACCCCATGTTCTTATGAAAGCTGTCAATATGAGTGGCCTGGTGTAGCTTGCGCCTATTATCCACCTGTTAACCCACATCTCCCACCCGCCACTGACCGATTGCATCTGGATGTTGGTCATAACTGGCAGAATCACTTTCGCCAGTCTTTCCTACCAACTATACATCAGGCGAGAAGTTCTCCAATTCAAGGCAGGTGTAATCCAATTCTGACTCGACCACTGCCAATGAGTTTAGACTGGCCTCCAGTGGTTCGAAGTGCTCGTGGATTGGCTCTATCGCGAACCTTTAATTATGATTCTGGATTCATCTCAAAGAAGCAGTGTAGTTTTCCACAGGTTTTTTCCACCCATAGTGTCAAGATTAATGCAACAAATGTGGACAACGAAAGGAAGTATTCTTGGGATTGCACGGACCTACCTGATCCAGCAACGGCATATGAACTAGCAGATGAATGTGAGGGCCACTGGATATCAGAGGATGAAGTTGAGGTGCAAGCATTTGCTGGGGTAGACTATAATCAGTACTTTGGAGGTGGTGTGATGTACTGGAATCCTTCTGATCATCCAGGGACGGTTTTCTCTCGCCCTCCTTCCCTTAGTTCTGATGATAGCTCATGGGCTTGGCGGGAAGCTGACATGAATAGGGCTGTCGATGATATGGTTGCATTTTCTTCTTCATATAGTACAAATGGTTTGACTTCACCTACTGCTTCCTTTTGTTCTCCTTTTGATCCTTTGGGATCAGGAAACCAGGCTCTTGGTTATGTTATGCCTGGAAGCGATGTACCAGGCAAGGTGCTGCATTCCTCATCAGCAATGACAGACACAGCAGCAGATGAGGAATCCTCTGGATCTTTGGCTGATGTAAATGGTGATGTTGAAGGGAAGACAGGAGACTCGCTTACTTATCCCATTTTACGGCCAATCATCATTCCAAACATTTCAAGAGAAAGGTCAAGAGAGTTTAAGCGTAGTTATGATCGCAGAAGCCCATGTGTTCCTCCTACAAGGCGTGAGCAACCTCGGATAAAGCGGCCACCATCGCCCGTGGTGCTTTCTGTTCCACAGGCCCCACGACCACCTCCACCCTCTCCTGTGAGTGACGCCAGGAAAAACAGGGGCTTTCCAACTGTTCGGTCTGGTAGCTCTAGCCCAAGGCACTGGGGTATGAGAGGATGGTTCCATGATGGAGCTAACTTGGAGGAAACTTGTTTGCGCATGGATGGTGCTGAAGTTGTTTGGCCTTTAAGAAGTAATAATATTTCTGGCCGTCCATTGATTCAAGCTCTTCCTGCACCCTTGTTGCAGGATCGATTGATTGCTATTTCTCAACTTGCTCGTGATCAAGAACAT CCAGATGTTGCATTGCCCCTACAACCGCCTGATTTGCATAACTGTCCTATCCGGAAGGTGTCTCTTTCTTTGATGCACAGCCTTGTCCACGATGACATTGACCTTTTCTGCAAGCAG GTGGCTGCAGAGAATATGGCTAGGAAGCCCTACATAAATTGGGCTGTTAAGCGGGTTACAAGGTCTCTCCAGGTACTTTGGCCCAGGTCCAGGACAAACATATTTGGTTCAACTGCAACCGGTTTGTCACTTCCAACAAGTGATGTGGACCTTGTGGTTTGTCTACCTCCTGTGAGGAACCTG GAACCCATTAAAGAAGCTGGGATATTGGAGGGGCGTAATGGTATCAAAGAAACATGCCTTCAG TCTTGTTTTGGTGTTTCAGCATGCCGCTAG